The following coding sequences are from one Humulus lupulus chromosome X, drHumLupu1.1, whole genome shotgun sequence window:
- the LOC133806551 gene encoding uncharacterized mitochondrial protein AtMg00810-like: MKNEFEMSMISELSFFLGLQIRQLENGIFLSHTKYALNMLKKIGLENSKHAKTPIGTTTKLTRDVSRKPVDPTLFRSMIGSLLYLTASRPDICFSIGLCARYQSNPIESHFTAFKRIMKYVASTLEFGLWYMCDTNMSLVGYSDFDWAVSLDDSKSTSGGCFYLGNNLVSWLSKNQNYISLSTAKAEYIAAGSCLGFIGVVIEGLIGSMDLTGNIIVQASDIVESEVELHIEAIE; the protein is encoded by the exons ATGAAAAATGAGTTTGAGATGAGTATGATTAGTGAGCTGAGTTTCTTTCTAGGATTACAAATTCGTCAATTAGAAAATGGAATTTTTCTTTCTCATACCAAGTATGCGCTaaacatgttaaaaaaaattgggttagaGAACTCTAAACATGCTAAGACACCCATAGGTACCACAACCAAGCTCACACGAGATGTATCTAGGAAACCTGTTGATCCAACTCTGTTCCGTAGTATGATAGGTAGTCTTCTCTATCTTACTGCTAGTCGACCAGATATATGCTTTAGTATTGGTCTATGTGCTAGATATCAGTCAAACCCCATTGAGTCTCATTTTACTGCTTTTAAACGAATCATGAAATATGTTGCTAGTACCTTAGAGTTTGGTCTATGGTATATGTGTGACACTAACATGTCTTTGGttggttatagtgattttgattGGGCTGTGAGTTTAGATGATAGCAAAAGCACATCTGGTGGGTGTTTTTATCTTGGGAACAATCTTGTCTCCTGGTTAAGTAAAAACCAAAATTATATTTCATTGTCCACTGCTAAAGCAGAATATATAGCAGCTGGTAGTTGCT tgGGTTTCATTGGTGTTGTTATTGAAG GATTAATAGGCAGCATGGATTTGACTGGGAATATAATTGTGCAAGCTTCTGATATAGTAGAATCTGAAGTTGAACTACATATTGAAGCTATTGAATAA